GGGCAACCGCATCTCCAGCCGGTTGGCGTCGGGTCCACCGGTGATCAGCCGGCATGTGGTGGTGCGGTTGTCGAATCCCCACGTCAACCCGTTGCCTGCGAAGTCGTTGCTGATGATCCGGCGCATCGAATTGACCGTCGGCGCGTAGAACAGCATCAGGTCGCCGACCCGGTCGAGTACCCCGCCCACCGCGTTTCGCAGCGGAGTGCTCGCGGTGCGGTCCGCCTCGGCATCGTAGAACGGCGTGGATCCGTCGGCTCCGCGCAGCGAGGCGTGGATGTGACACGACGACCCCATGCCGTCCGACAGCGGGCGCGGCATGAATGTCGCGGTCATGCCGTGCGCCCGGGCCAGATCCGCGACCGCGCTCTTGAACAGCACATGCCGATCTGCGGTCTCGACCGCGTCGGAGTACTCGAGGTTGATCTCCCACTGGCCCAACCCGTATTCGGCCTGGGCGACCTCGACGGGGATTCCGCTGGCCTCCAGTGCCTTGCGAACCTCGCGGAAGAAGGGCTCCATGGCGTTGCCTGCGCCGATCGCGTAGTCGGACCGGATCAGGGTCGTCGGTTCGAGGTTGCGATAACCGTTGGCACGCAACTCGTCCGGGGTGCCGCGATAGAGGTGGAACTCCAGCTCGGTCGCGGTGTATGCGGTGAGTCCCTTGTCGCCGAGTGCCTGCACCTGACGGCGCAGGATGGTCCTCGGTGCGACCGGAAGTGGTTCCCCGGTGTTCTCGTCGACGGAATCGGCCAGGCAGATCGCGGTTCCCTCCAGCCAGGCCGCCCGGCGCAGCGTGGTCAGGTCGGGCACCAGCCGGAAGTCCTGCCAGCCGGTGTGCGCACCGGCGAA
This genomic window from Mycolicibacterium goodii contains:
- a CDS encoding glutamine synthetase family protein, coding for MADPMTGMLELSDLRDDIDTVIVAGIDMYGRLFGKRMPVRSFQRILGEGLHVCTCVYAWDVDQDMDTLKVEFAGAHTGWQDFRLVPDLTTLRRAAWLEGTAICLADSVDENTGEPLPVAPRTILRRQVQALGDKGLTAYTATELEFHLYRGTPDELRANGYRNLEPTTLIRSDYAIGAGNAMEPFFREVRKALEASGIPVEVAQAEYGLGQWEINLEYSDAVETADRHVLFKSAVADLARAHGMTATFMPRPLSDGMGSSCHIHASLRGADGSTPFYDAEADRTASTPLRNAVGGVLDRVGDLMLFYAPTVNSMRRIISNDFAGNGLTWGFDNRTTTCRLITGGPDANRLEMRLPGADVNPYLASAAVLGSMRDGMARQIDPGPPCTGDGYAEQHGELPITLGDAAEKLEQSLFAATTFDKEVVSHYATVARHEWLQFLRSVSDWDRDRYLETI